The following proteins are encoded in a genomic region of Phaeodactylum tricornutum CCAP 1055/1 chromosome 1, whole genome shotgun sequence:
- a CDS encoding predicted protein, protein MDLSSFDKDYILRGLARLYRKKILPLELSSRYGHFHSPPLSPSDFAAPPMILLLGQYSVGKTSFVKYLLGRDFPGIRVGPEPTTDRFTAVLWGQQDKVVPGAALCSQQDRPFTGLSPFGNNFLSRMEGAELNAPILRNITIVDTPGILSGQKQRSRNYDYEAVMKWFAERADLVIVMFDAHKLDISDELKAVMELMIPHLDKIRVVLNKADSISTQQLMRVYGALMWSLGKVMNTPEVCRVYMGSFWDAPLQNTEQAELLQREEMDLLHDIMALPQQAVMRRINELVKRARSVKVHAYIIHYLRKQLPYTFGKREKQRRLIGRLESEFLAAARRYGLPKGDFPALEPMRQALYEIKDLSEFPKLDKKLLREMDKVFSQDIPLLLEKARNH, encoded by the coding sequence ATGGACTTGTCGAGCTTTGACAAGGATTATATTCTACGAGGACTCGCTCGCTTGTATCGAAAAAAGATTCTTCCGTTGGAGCTTTCGTCTCGGTACGGCCATTTCCATTCCCCACCACTTTCCCCTTCCGACTTTGCGGCGCCACCCATGATTCTTTTACTCGGACAATACAGTGTTGGCAAGACATCCTTTGTAAAATATCTCTTGGGTCGGGACTTTCCAGGAATTCGGGTCGGACCAGAGCCAACCACCGATCGCTTTACCGCCGTTTTGTGGGGACAGCAAGACAAGGTTGTCCCGGGTGCGGCTCTCTGCTCACAGCAAGATCGACCATTTACAGGTCTGAGTCCATTCGGAAACAACTTTTTATCCCGTATGGAGGGGGCGGAACTGAACGCTCCGATTCTACGCAACATTACCATTGTCGATACGCCCGGTATTTTGAGCGGGCAAAAGCAACGATCGCGAAACTACGACTACGAAGCCGTGATGAAGTGGTTCGCGGAACGAGCCGATCTCGTCATTGTCATGTTTGACGCGCACAAGTTGGACATCTCCGATGAGCTCAAGGCAGTCATGGAGCTCATGATCCCACACCTGGATAAGATACGGGTTGTGCTCAACAAGGCCGACAGTATATCTACCCAACAACTGATGCGTGTGTACGGGGCTCTCATGTGGTCACTGGGAAAAGTTATGAACACGCCAGAAGTGTGCCGCGTCTACATGGGTAGCTTTTGGGACGCGCCTTTGCAGAACACGGAACAGGCGGAACTACTGCAgcgggaagaaatggatttgCTGCACGACATAATGGCGTTGCCCCAGCAAGCCGTTATGCGACGCATCAACGAGCTCGTCAAGCGTGCACGGAGCGTCAAAGTCCACGCCTACATCATTCACTACTTGCGGAAACAGTTGCCGTATACGTTTGGTAAACGAGAGAAGCAGCGACGGTTGATTGGCCGGCTGGAATCTGAGTTCTTGGCGGCTGCTCGAAGATACGGCTTACCGAAAGGAGACTTTCCGGCGTTGGAACCAATGCGACAAGCATTGTACGAAATCAAGGATCTGAGTGAATTTCCCAAGCTGGACAAGAAATTGCTTCGAGAAATGGACAAGGTGTTCTCACAGGACATCCCTCTGCTATTGGAAAAGGCACGGAATCATTAG
- the SybE gene encoding predicted protein (Putative synaptobrevin, v-SNARE component, similar to plant, animal, and yeast SEC22), producing the protein MPPILTQVARSSDALPLIATSTPTHNLSVSQKQQQDAKQLMRSMTAGNPNKMSIQSERMVFYYMQRDNLCFLTLTEDSYPKRLAFLYLEEVADAVLQELVREFGTDWRANVDQAARPFQFIHYDPIIQRKQREFRDQRDVKNKSKLQEDLGEIQSIMKKNIDEILNRGEKLDNVSNISNELRSKSKDFKWGTKKLTWQARMQQYGPMVVGASIICIVLYVKIFHIGF; encoded by the exons ATGCCTCCAATTTTGACTCAAGTGGCACGGAGCTCCGATGCGTTGCCGTTGATAGCGACATCAACCCCAACGCACAACCTCTCTGTCTCacaaaagcagcaacaagaTGCAAAGCAGCTTATGCGCAGTATGACAGCTGG GAACCCGAATAAGATGAGTATTCAGTCTGAACGGATGGTCTTTTACTACATGCAACGCGATAATCTATGTTTTTTAACCTTGACGGAAGATAGTTATCCCAAAAGACTGGCATTTCTTTATTTGGAAGAAGTAGCCGACGCTGTACTGCAAGAGCTCGTCCGAGAGTTTGGTACCGAT TGGCGGGCAAATGTTGACCAGGCGGCGCGTCCATTTCAGTTTATTCATTATGATCCCATAATTCAACGAAAACAGCGAGAGTTTCGTGACCAACGGGATGTAAAGAACAAATCCAAATTGCAGGAAGACTTGGGCGAGATCCAGTCCATAATGAAAAAGAACATTGACGAAATTCTGAATCGGGGTGAGAAGCTTGATAACGTCTCAAATATATCCAACGAGTTGCGCAGCAAATCAAAAGACTTCAAGTGGGGTACTAAGAAACTCACCTGGCAAGCACGGATGCAACAGTACGGTCCCATGGTAGTCGGTGCTTCTATCATTTGCATTGTGCTTTACGTCAAGATCTTTCACATTGGTTTCTGA
- a CDS encoding predicted protein produces the protein MTHLNRVSCGSLLFMCVSLVDGFVSNPSTTLRDGTNTLFIGIDAPRTIPQHARIVHKRRDRVSALIISARNQKENNFFDDVDDFNGYDGDFVRSVGESQEERDLQSVARRSDVTYEDDSPVRYSVRRKDVYYDEEYDSYEDYGDEIDGREEEDRQAPGNFWSNPVGSLDRSAPPRRPPKRSGSPDNLSSTRPIRNPARKTPVRTGPPGPPPPVRDLYNRLFWYGFDPAETSTNADRTMFGGTKGKFNGLMYLEDGVGAMPKERRRRTPRNYDDSVLSGSDDYFYDDDDRDEDRDQVDLYEDFKGKSQDEERKRPLSTKGISPNVSSVPKVAETLRTSVTPPYDPPRPMPSRPTRIRNLQPTSRPSRRRRDRPRDQYGDTDIDSSWFDGDSVSSKVSNWFTNEEDEFVEYDRQNRKAEHRRPNRRQDDSIWSPFNALDTFLGLNRDRLGEKADAYNRQMGIPMESEDEDQPYSPIDNKLYNPRPRRRKGYAYQYNDEEDQSGVNVYTVLDDDENEYGTWVKNDVIDAVVQPIPEAPKKSVIDNEPGTKRNLSWGKRALAVERVPPTGIPAWGPTGDLGMDARAKAISDALEDILEAKNKVSKKEELVMKAREDVSILRIDTELERKRLRKSRLDPRLIQDTVRKLDLKVDDAARSLRYAQAQLKKAKDELSDLEARHWAVLGCYDSDQVEANIMAAMQELEETEPAVRRILEKKDVESNPRNEALRENEVTSEQAKLNFVEMNEDAQ, from the coding sequence ATGACGCATTTGAACAGAGTATCTTGCGGTTCGTTGCTTTTTATGTGCGTATCGCTGGTAGACGGTTTTGTGTCCAATCCTTCGACAACACTCCGAGACGGAACAAATACACTTTTCATTGGAATAGACGCACCCCGTACTATTCCACAGCACGCTCGTATAGTACATAAGAGGCGAGATCGTGTTTCAGCTTTGATCATTAGTGCGCGCAACCAGAAGGAAAACAACTTCTTTGATGATGTGGACGATTTCAATGGTTACGATGGAGACTTCGTCCGAAGCGTCGGCGAAAGCCAAGAAGAGCGAGACTTGCAAAGCGTAGCACGGCGAAGTGATGTCACCTACGAGGATGACTCACCTGTCAGATATTCCGTGAGACGGAAAGACGTCTATTACGATGAAGAATACGACAGCTACGAGGATTACGGGGACGAGATAGACGGGCGAGAAGAAGAGGACCGTCAAGCTCCTGGAAATTTTTGGTCCAACCCTGTGGGTAGTTTGGATCGTTCGGCACCTCCACGTCGACCTCCGAAGAGATCTGGCTCGCCCGATAATTTGTCCTCCACGAGGCCGATACGGAATCCCGCTCGAAAAACACCAGTCCGCACTGGTCCCCCAGGGCCACCCCCGCCTGTACGCGATCTGTACAATCGACTCTTCTGGTATGGCTTTGATCCAGCCGAAACCTCAACAAACGCCGATCGGACCATGTTCGGTGGTACCAAAGGTAAATTTAATGGGCTCATGTACCTGGAAGATGGTGTGGGAGCAATGCCGAAAGAAAGGCGAAGGCGAACTCCACGGAACTACGACGATAGTGTACTTTCTGGTTCAGATGACTACTtttacgacgacgacgacaggGACGAAGATCGGGATCAAGTCGACTTGTATGAGGATTTTAAGGGAAAATctcaagacgaagaaaggaAGCGTCCTTTATCAACAAAGGGAATTTCACCCAACGTTTCATCGGTACCAAAAGTGGCAGAGACGCTTCGGACATCTGTTACGCCGCCGTACGACCCACCAAGGCCTATGCCTTCTCGTCCAACACGGATACGAAATTTACAGCCAACAAGTCGCCCGTCCCGACGCCGCCGCGATCGTCCGCGTGATCAGTACGGGGATACAGATATCGACAGCTCGTGGTTTGATGGTGATAGTGTATCAAGTAAAGTCTCCAACTGGTTCACcaatgaagaagacgaattTGTTGAGTACGATCGTCAGAATCGAAAAGCCGAACATCGACGGCCGAATCGACGCCAAGACGACTCTATTTGGTCCCCCTTTAATGCACTTGATACATTCTTAGGTCTAAATCGTGACCGATTGGGCGAAAAAGCCGACGCATACAATCGCCAAATGGGGATCCCTATGGAAAGTGAAGATGAGGATCAACCATATTCACCGATAGATAATAAACTTTACAACCCACGGCCGCGACGTCGAAAGGGATATGCCTATCAATacaacgacgaggaagatcAGTCCGGCGTAAACGTATACACTGTTCTCGATGATGACGAGAATGAGTATGGGACGTGGGTCAAGAATGATGTTATTGATGCTGTGGTACAGCCCATACCAGAAGCTCCAAAGAAGTCAGTAATTGACAATGAGCCAGGAACGAAACGAAATCTTTCGTGGGGAAAGCGTGCTTTGGCGGTAGAAAGAGTACCGCCCACTGGCATTCCAGCATGGGGTCCTACCGGCGATCTTGGGATGGACGCCCGGGCAAAGGCTATCTCTGACGCACTCGAGGACATACTTGAGGCTAAAAACAAGGTTTCTAAAAAAGAAGAACTAGTGATGAAAGCACGGGAGGATGTTTCTATTCTTAGGATTGATACCGAGCTGGAACGAAAGCGCCTAAGGAAGAGTCGTCTAGATCCCCGGTTAATCCAAGACACTGTACGAAAGCTAGATCTGAAAGTGGACGATGCAGCGCGGTCACTGCGATACGCACAAGCACAGCTCAAAAAGGCAAAAGATGAGCTCTCGGATTTGGAAGCTCGACATTGGGCTGTCTTAGGCTGCTATGATTCTGATCAAGTAGAAGCAAATATTATGGCGGCCATGCAGGAATTGGAAGAGACTGAGCCTGCTGTTCgtcgaattttggaaaagaaggatGTCGAATCTAATCCCAGGAATGAAGCATTGCGTGAAAATGAAGTAACTTCTGAACAAGCGAAACTCAACTTTGTTGAAATGAACGAGGATGCACAATAG
- a CDS encoding predicted protein: MDLSSLLPSTITSQNSSFSIIQPTLRGTGDTSVEDDDPAETLMQRGAVLRRLRQLDLEDEAARAFEETATAEIDNLTNTVDMGCTKLNDGSILFSYESFLSAQKFYDDLKHINYRFLDYGTWAEHTGSGRLIIEQDKHLGKGGLCWDAAFILGEYLIHKRARWQITREAISGKATRVLELGSGTGLAGIMVAKVVRGVQLDLTDLPSLMPLLRRNVARNFESSRIVTGDANSVDDSPALPQNRAALGKVATYVLDWGQKDFSFSAFDVIIGADVVASLYDPIALVKTIHTLSNEKTAVYISFKERLSTIHRQFEEAMQTSFATVHFETPTCSRNRNPNVRILIARHKYPADRLKLRTTDDCVDPCIHQPEKCSRDTTKYQ; encoded by the coding sequence ATGGACTTGTCATCCCTCCTTCCATCTACTATCACGTCTCAGAATTCGTCATTTTCAATCATCCAACCAACACTAAGGGGAACTGGAGACACTAGTGTCGAGGATGATGATCCCGCAGAGACGCTCATGCAACGCGGCGCTGTTCTTCGTCGCTTGAGACAGCTTGATCTTGAAGACGAAGCCGCGCGTGCTTTCGAAGAGACCGCGACGGCCGAAATCGACAATCTAACAAACACTGTGGATATGGGCTGCACAAAACTAAATGACGGTAGTATCCTGTTTTCCTACGAATCTTTTCTAAGTGCACAGAAGTTTTACGATGATCTCAAGCATATAAATTATCGGTTTCTTGACTACGGAACATGGGCTGAGCATACTGGTAGCGGCCGTTTGATTATTGAGCAAGACAAACATTTGGGAAAAGGAGGCCTATGCTGGGATGCAGCTTTTATACTGGGCGAGTACTTGATTCACAAGCGTGCACGTTGGCAAATTACACGTGAAGCGATCTCTGGTAAGGCCACTAGAGTTTTGGAACTTGGCTCTGGAACCGGTCTGGCTGGCATAATGGTTGCCAAGGTCGTGAGAGGCGTACAATTGGATCTGACTGATCTTCCCAGTCTAATGCCCTTACTCCGCCGAAATGTAGCTAGGAATTTCGAATCTTCTCGAATTGTTACGGGCGATGCCAACTCTGTGGATGACTCACCAGCGCTACCACAAAATAGGGCTGCTCTTGGAAAAGTGGCGACATACGTCTTGGATTGGGGACAAAAGGATTTCTCATTTTCTGCCTTTGATGTCATTATTGGTGCCGATGTTGTGGCTTCATTGTACGATCCCATTGCTTTGGTCAAGACGATACATACATTGTCGAATGAAAAGACGGCTGTCTACATAAGTTTCAAAGAACGATTGAGTACAATTCACAGACAATTTGAGGAAGCGATGCAGACTTCGTTTGCCACCGTTCACTTTGAAACGCCCACTTGTAGTCGCAACCGCAACCCAAACGTTCGCATACTTATTGCCCGGCACAAATATCCTGCCGATCGTCTGAAACTTCGCACAACTGATGATTGTGTTGATCCATGCATACACCAACCAGAGAAGTGCTCAAGAGATACAACGAAGTATCAGTGA
- a CDS encoding predicted protein, giving the protein MEDQTVAKASEPVAANDKATTARLSVQLKRLNEANGKYKSLLKLAKERIQQQEEEIETLRHETAELQSQLQQINEERSSEVAALDTNSERGGTSVDGNTTIDIFRVLQRVKVPIAATGQDEFWALIELESYSDTDNTSKRFKEWKRFDTEAELSDYIRRDSGEPLTLPPYSLSPEQSARLQSQTQSQISSATEEFRRFRVRSELARKQLDAQIRDLQNNHVQSATRRIEGNTVSQSNGILDTMSTHHQNDRSSVERLKAELAAQEAHWKDAYEALASENEALKSVGSEALLAAQWRQRYEHVLKEKEDLQSKLQTEAVRVDEESGDKYERKYRDLKESFRLYRKKAKEIFESQQRGAGTSTSILPSFAPDSSSADAKLSYLRNLMVNYLTSDPQVKDHMEGAIGTVLQFTPEEISKIVKKKADLEAWF; this is encoded by the coding sequence ATGGAAGACCAGACCGTAGCAAAAGCTTCAGAACCAGTCGCGGCCAATGACAAAGCGACGACCGCTCGATTATCGGTACAACTAAAGCGACTAAACGAAGCCAATGGCAAATACAAAAGTCTGCTGAAACTGGCGAAAGAGCGTATTCAGCAGCAGGAAGAGGAGATAGAGACCTTGCGACATGAAACAGCGGAACTTCAATCGCAACTGCAGCAAATAAATGAAGAACGCTCTTCTGAAGTCGCTGCTTTAGACACCAACAGCGAGAGGGGAGGAACTTCAGTCGACGGCAATACCACGATTGACATTTTTCGTGTTTTACAGCGTGTCAAGGTTCCCATTGCGGCTACTGGGCAGGACGAATTTTGGGCATTGATCGAGCTGGAGAGTTATTCCGATACGGACAACACATCTAAACGATTCAAGGAATGGAAGCGATTTGATACTGAAGCGGAGTTGTCGGACTATATCCGTCGCGATTCTGGTGAGCCCTTGACACTACCTCCATACTCGTTGTCGCCCGAGCAATCGGCAAGACTACAAAGCCAAACTCAATCTCAAATTTCATCCGCCACGGAAGAGTTCCGTCGTTTTCGAGTGCGCTCTGAGTTGGCTCGAAAGCAATTGGATGCGCAAATTCGCGATTTGCAAAATAATCATGTACAGTCGGCTACACGGCGGATTGAAGGTAACACCGTATCCCAATCTAACGGAATATTGGACACAATGTCTACACATCACCAAAACGATCGATCCTCGGTAGAGCGCCTTAAGGCCGAGCTGGCTGCCCAAGAAGCGCACTGGAAAGATGCCTACGAAGCTCTAGCCTCAGAAAATGAAGCTTTGAAGTCTGTCGGCTCGGAAGCGCTCTTGGCAGCTCAATGGCGGCAACGCTATGAACACGttctgaaagaaaaagaagatcTGCAGTCAAAGCTACAAACGGAAGCGGTCAGAGTAGACGAAGAAAGTGGAGACAAGTACGAACGCAAATATCGGGACTTGAAAGAGTCTTTCCGTCTCTACCGGAAAAAGGCGAAGGAAATTTTTGAATCGCAGCAACGCGGAGCTGGCACCAGCACATCGATTCTTCCTAGCTTTGCGCCTGACTCGTCCTCGGCCGACGCCAAATTGTCTTATTTACGCAACTTGATGGTCAATTATCTGACGTCAGATCCACAAGTGAAGGATCATATGGAGGGCGCCATTGGAACAGTCCTCCAGTTTACGCCTGAAGAGATCTCCAAGATTGTCAAGAAAAAGGCAGATCTGGAAGCTTGGTTCTAG
- a CDS encoding predicted protein, producing MLAFGKKAFCHVPFYATASPKSVMSAAKGIQNGNVRTLVIRSSRVSPYRVRNQAGGAYSPFMRAKMRARRAQDQKPSLEMALAMPLSAQEMDNSSLATLGAMGNHAAREEILKRHIMSVDKISYDRACETFQEIENKNRQGMIFLSLPYQIGIAMGVTAAFASIPLVFDLPTAEWFNEHFVTTDVPEPKDLETMLEVGSWTWNWMEPPLGQISFFLLCLQYSRAQLDNLGIKPYTSKIKRMRGERLATAFPQYDPRILIGYSESAKVFLA from the coding sequence ATGCTAGCTTTCGGGAAAAAAGCGTTTTGTCACGTTCCTTTTTACGCGACGGCATCTCCCAAATCTGTGATGTCTGCTGCTAAGGGGATTCAAAACGGCAATGTCCGAACGCTGGTCATTCGTTCCTCCCGTGTGTCTCCGTATCGCGTTCGCAATCAGGCTGGCGGTGCCTACAGCCCCTTTATGCGAGCGAAGATGCGGGCTCGTCGTGCGCAGGATCAGAAACCGTCTCTGGAAATGGCGCTGGCCATGCCCCTATCGGCTCAGGAAATGGACAATTCGAGTTTGGCAACACTAGGTGCGATGGGAAACCATGCGGCGCGCGAAGAAATACTGAAGCGACACATAATGTCGGTAGACAAAATTTCGTACGATAGGGCCTGTGAGACTTTccaagaaatcgaaaacaaaaacaggCAAGGAATGATCTTCTTGTCCTTGCCGTATCAGATTGGGATCGCCATGGGCGTGACCGCCGCGTTTGCGTCAATTCCGCTTGTCTTTGACTTACCCACTGCCGAATGGTTCAACGAGCATTTTGTGACGACAGACGTGCCGGAACCgaaagatttggaaaccATGTTGGAAGTGGGTTCTTGGACGTGGAACTGGATGGAACCGCCCCTCGGTCAAATCTCGTTTTTCTTGCTGTGCCTGCAGTATTCGCGCGCGCAACTGGATAACTTGGGCATTAAGCCATATACAAGCAAGATTAAGCGAATGCGTGGGGAGCGTCTGGCAACCGCTTTTCCACAGTACGACCCGAGAATTCTAATTGGTTATTCCGAATCAGCCAAAGTCTTTTTGGCATAG
- a CDS encoding predicted protein, producing the protein MIESTTRHSANGSEGDSNEVVSHSTRTPLSSQLSLGPERIPPTSARKSGDELVKYFALPWRTLLRKLARVGTKQLSAAVAATGRAEEIGDWSSRCSTNGSGAAVVTEKTSSGDDVESRANTSNVASLLGDRRSLPMSVGHDNGEVFCEPSGAAQQFHHYPHRQRRHSEREGAGTTGELPLGGDPLQDCNSHLHAANRRRVTASSPLSKHCPSPKASFEAMLATTTSSIRSGKNGAAKKNTGLSKGRKNTKGVLAHHMAGTYPMQRTTHRFAQLQQKRTDSDGMTSNEPRDAFKKAWMKMDSASFSNGSPSSPSSRTSDDDIEGWNGSYSGSGTEGGYAASASSNETLSGAERSCSSDLSAEALKLRHINTSCNPDASEHGRKQESTFSTSSDIADFSSGGSEFESVDESIPDAVSDSASNALSSNGSRFFDKREDEFKATKRNHPRRQASIPRNHLSLSQLAMQNSNKVSNQTNLTVKPSACHEINGKAPILALGGDVMAHVLAFLEPPKILEVITAPLSKDWLNAFSHQSELWRVLCLQEPLKARIENEPDSDDESFTGSFSSITGSQHRLTFGKFRLLYTAFVRCMKYLARIKDDASNGRPLSVVDYGVADGMGSHDIGSNQNLRQFLARSRGVSFLTGQNEQADTPHSGSRHHAFATITQSIGVSDNGSATKSKRKHKEEEECMAVKKMRRFASGPSALTQRLLGPPSTGTPGNTELPWSCAIFSIVNWMLAFSDVEGIQTMCLRDLPSLLEDEQQRITAQRAGLTDVVLRAMVTFPDSSPLHTAAFHTIVLLARPLGGREGMLFHTSMVNSSGIFSASSVASRNGKSGIAVMLDSMKRFQQDEVLQAMSCWSLVNIALAPAQKEVLVNLGGIEVTSRAMCAHPHSAEVQFRALFALINLVIPSRDQGEPLRGEVITEKEMLDESVDQIIHLVLLAMKNFCASEAIVNRACLVLHNVSLTREYHETLLCCPNCYQMLEWCLANYPTDQVLQQSASGTLHRLQLTLNSDEILRTRFATTLQAQQQMSLENVHREAIVAHEQHAQSRTI; encoded by the exons ATGATCGAGAGTACTACTAGACACAGCGCCAACGGTAGCGAAGGGGACTCGAACGAGGTGGTAAGCCACAGCACGAGAACCCCACTTTCCTCACAGCTGTCTTTGGGTCCCGAACGCATTCCCCCAACTTCAGCAAGAAAGAGTGGTGACGAACTAGTGAAGTATTTTGCTCTTCCTTGGCGGACATTGCTTCGGAAGCTTGCGCGTGTCGGCACGAAGCAACTGTCCGCAGCCGTAGCAGCCACGGGAAGGGC TGAAGAAATCGGGGATTGGTCATCGCGATGTAGCACCAATGGCAGCGGGGCTGCGGTAGTTACCGAAAAGACCTCCTCGGGAGATGACGTCGAGTCACGTGCCAACACTTCGAATGTCGCGTCTTTATTGGGAGATAGACGATCCCTACCAATGTCTGTAGGCCATGACAATGGTGAAGTGTTTTGCGAACCCTCGGGAGCAGCTCAGCAATTTCATCACTACCCGCATCGCCAGCGAAGACACTCTGAGAGAGAGGGAGCTGGAACTACAGGAGAATTACCCCTGGGCGGGGATCCACTTCAGGATTGCAATTCACACTTACACGCAGCCAATCGCCGTCGAGTCACCGCATCATCACCGCTTTCCAAACATTGTCCTTCTCCAAAGGCATCGTTCGAGGCAATGCTGGCAACCACCACCAGCTCGATTCGCTCAGGAAAAAATGGGGCGGCAAAGAAGAACACAGGATTATCGAAGGGACGAAAGAACACGAAAGGTGTATTGGCACATCATATGGCTGGGACGTATCCGATGCAGAGAACAACTCATCGATTTGCCCAACTACAACAAAAACGCACCGACTCGGATGGGATGACCTCGAATGAACCTCGAGATGCTTTTAAAAAAGCATGGATGAAAATGGATAGTGCTTCCTTCTCAAATGGAAGCCCTTCATCTCCCAGTAGCCGGActtccgacgacgacataGAAGGCTGGAACGGGAGCTACTCTGGAAGTGGCACAGAAGGGGGTTATGCGGCTTCGGCGTCGTCTAACGAAACTCTTTCAGGAGCTGAAAGATCATGCTCGTCTGATTTATCTGCAGAAGCTTTAAAGTTAAGACACATCAACACTTCCTGCAATCCGGACGCTTCTGAGCATGGCAGGAAGCAAGAGTCGACGTTTTCAACATCTTCCGACATTGCCGATTTCAGCTCAGGTGGCTCCGAGTTTGAATCCGTTGACGAAAGCATACCTGACGCGGTATCGGATTCCGCTTCGAACGCATTGTCTTCGAACGGTAGCCGCTTCTTCGACAAAAGAGAGGATGAATTCAAGGCCACCAAACGAAACCATCCAAGACGTCAAGCTTCCATACCTCGCAATCACTTGAGCTTGTCGCAACTTGCAATGCAGAATAGTAATAAAGTTTCGAATCAGACcaacctgactgtgaaaccaaGCGCTTGTCACGAAATTAATGGAAAGGCCCCTATTTTAGCCTTGGGAGGAGATGTTATGGCGCACGTCTTGGCATTTTTGGAGCCACCAAAGATCCTGGAGGTTATTACGGCTCCACTCTCGAAAGATTGGCTGAACGCCTTCTCCCATCAGTCAGAGCTTTGGCGTGTGCTCTGTCTTCAGGAGCCTTTGAAGGCTAGAATCGAGAACGAACcggacagcgacgacgaatctTTTACAGGTTCTTTCTCTTCTATCACCGGATCCCAACACCGCCTCACATTTGGCAAGTTTAGACTCTTATACACGGCATTTGTCCGTTGTATGAAATATTTGGCTCGCATTAAGGACGACGCATCAAATGGAAGACCTCTATCGGTGGTAGATTACGGTGTTGCCGACGGCATGGGAAGCCACGACATTGGTTCCAATCAGAATCTTCGACAGTTTCTGGCAAGAAGTAGAGGTGTAAGTTTCCTCACTGGACAGAATGAACAGGCCGATACGCCCCACAGCGGCAGCCGTCATCACGCATTTGCTACTATAACTCAGTCGATTGGAGTCTCGGATAACGGCAGTGCGACTAAATCCAAACGGAAGCAtaaggaggaggaggaatGTATGGCTGTCAAGAAGATGCGACGCTTCGCCAGTGGGCCCTCGGCGCTTACGCAGAGATTGCTCGGACCACCCAGCACCGGAACTCCAGGTAACACCGAGTTGCCATGGTCCTGTGCGATCTTTTCGATCGTTAATTGGATGCTTGCTTTCTCGGATGTGGAGGGTATTCAGACGATGTGCCTGAGAGATTTGCCGTCTTTGCTCGAAGATGAACAACAGCGAATCACTGCCCAGCGAGCAGGACTGACGGACGTGGTACTCCGCGCTATGGTTACGTTTCCCGACAGTAGCCCACTGCACACGGCAGCGTTTCACACCATTGTCCTTCTGGCCCGTCCATTGGGTGGTCGAGAGGGCATGTTGTTCCATACGTCAATGGTGAATTCATCGGGCATCTTCAGTGCTAGCAGTGTGGCCTCTCGCAATGGTAAGAGCGGTATAGCTGTTATGCTTGATTCAATGAAAAGGTTTCAGCAAGACGAAGTACTTCAAGCCATGAGTTGTTGGTCCCTTGTAAATATTGCTCTAGCCCCGGCACAGAAGGAAGTTCTTGTGAATCTTGGTGGTATCGAAGTGACATCCAGGGCTATGTGTGCTCATCCGCATAGCGCTGAAGTTCAATTCCGTGCGCTTTTTGCTCTGATCAATCTTGTAATCCCCTCGCGAGACCAAGGAGAGCCTTTAAGAGGAGAAGTGATTaccgaaaaggaaatgcTCGATGAAAGTGTTGATCAGATCATCCACCTCGTTCTCCTGGCGATGAAGAACTTTTGCGCATCTGAAGCAATCGTGAATAGAGCGTGCCTTGTTCTTCACAATGTGTCACTTACTCGAGAGTACCACGAAACACTCCTTTGTTGTCCAAACTGTTACCAGATGCTGGAATGGTGCTTGGCCAACTACCCAACTGATCAGGTCCTGCAGCAAAGCGCTTCGGGAACCTTACACCGCCTCCAGCTCACTTTGAACAGTGACGAAATCCTTCGAACTCGATTTGCTACTACTTTACAAGCGCAGCAGCAAATGTCCCTCGAGAATGTGCATAGAGAGGCGATTGTCGCTCATGAGCAGCACGCTCAAAGTCGGACGatataa